Proteins from a single region of Burkholderiales bacterium:
- a CDS encoding rod shape-determining protein — MLGFLKGYFSNDLAIDLGTANTLIYVRGKGIVLNEPSVVAIRQDRGPNGKKVIQEVGLAAKQMLGRTPGNITAVRPMKDGVIADFTITEQMLKHFIKKVHDSRLFSPSPRIIICVPCGSTQVERRAIRESAIGAGASKVYLIEEPMAAAIGADLPVAEATGSMVVDIGGGTTEVGVISLGGIVYANSVRVGGDKFDEAIINYIRRNYGMLIGETTAENIKKEIGSAFPGSEVREMEVKGRNLAEGIPRSFTISSNEILEALTDPLNSIVSAVKSALEQTPPELGADIAEKGMVLAGGSALLRDIDRLLMEETGLPVIVADDPLTCVVRGCGRALEKMDKLGNIFTDD, encoded by the coding sequence ATGCTTGGATTCCTAAAAGGTTACTTTTCCAATGATCTGGCGATTGACCTCGGCACCGCCAACACCCTGATTTACGTCCGCGGCAAGGGCATCGTCTTGAATGAACCCTCGGTCGTGGCCATACGCCAGGACAGGGGGCCCAACGGCAAGAAAGTCATCCAGGAAGTCGGACTGGCGGCCAAGCAGATGCTCGGCCGCACCCCCGGAAACATTACCGCCGTCCGGCCGATGAAGGACGGCGTGATCGCCGATTTCACCATCACCGAGCAGATGCTCAAGCATTTCATCAAGAAGGTGCATGACTCGCGGCTGTTCAGCCCCTCCCCGCGCATCATCATCTGCGTGCCGTGCGGCTCGACCCAGGTGGAACGCCGGGCGATCCGCGAATCGGCGATTGGCGCCGGCGCCAGCAAGGTTTACCTGATTGAAGAGCCGATGGCGGCAGCCATCGGCGCGGATCTGCCGGTGGCCGAAGCAACTGGCTCGATGGTGGTAGACATCGGCGGCGGCACCACCGAAGTCGGCGTGATTTCCCTTGGCGGCATCGTCTACGCCAATTCGGTGCGGGTGGGCGGGGACAAATTTGACGAAGCCATCATCAACTACATCCGCCGCAACTACGGCATGTTGATCGGGGAGACCACCGCCGAAAATATCAAGAAGGAAATCGGTTCCGCCTTCCCCGGCAGCGAAGTGCGCGAGATGGAAGTGAAAGGGCGCAACCTCGCCGAAGGCATCCCGCGCAGCTTCACCATTTCCAGCAACGAAATCCTGGAAGCACTTACCGATCCGCTCAACAGCATCGTCAGCGCGGTCAAGTCCGCGCTGGAGCAGACGCCGCCCGAGCTTGGCGCAGACATCGCGGAAAAAGGCATGGTGTTGGCCGGCGGCAGCGCGCTGCTGCGCGACATCGACCGGCTGCTGATGGAGGAAACCGGCTTGCCGGTGATTGTCGCCGACGATCCGCTGACCTGCGTGGTGCGCGGCTGTGGACGGGCGCTGGAGAAAATGGACAAGCTCGGCAATATTTTCACAGATGACTGA
- the gatC gene encoding Asp-tRNA(Asn)/Glu-tRNA(Gln) amidotransferase subunit GatC — MPLSLDDVKRIAHLARLEVSEPEAATVLKQLSGIFALIEEIQAVDTSGIEPMAHAQDVVLRLREDAVTESDQRELFQSVAPQVEAGLYLVPKVIE, encoded by the coding sequence ATGCCGCTTTCCCTGGATGATGTAAAGCGCATTGCGCACCTTGCGCGCCTCGAGGTCTCTGAGCCCGAGGCGGCCACGGTGCTCAAGCAGCTTTCCGGAATTTTCGCGCTGATTGAAGAAATACAGGCGGTCGACACCAGCGGCATCGAACCGATGGCGCACGCCCAGGATGTGGTACTGAGGTTGCGCGAAGATGCGGTGACCGAGTCCGACCAGCGCGAGCTGTTCCAGTCCGTCGCCCCGCAAGTGGAAGCAGGCTTGTATCTGGTGCCGAAAGTAATCGAATGA
- the gatA gene encoding Asp-tRNA(Asn)/Glu-tRNA(Gln) amidotransferase subunit GatA, giving the protein MLNSSLKQLSGLLAAKKISSVELTREFLSRAAKLNPELNAFITLNEEVSLREARAADVRIAQSRAQPLTGIPIAHKDIFCAKGWLTTCGSKILSNFVAPYDAHVIERCREAGMVTLGKTNMDEFAMGSSNETSYYGPVKNPWDVRTVPGGSSGGSAAAVAARMAPVATGTDTGGSIRQPAALTGISGIKPTYGMVSRYGMIAFASSLDQGGPLAKSAEDLALMLNVVAGFDARDSTSLNRPREDYTRDLARPLAGLKIGLPREYFAEGLSKDVARAVEAAIAEYKKLGAATVGISLPNTRLSIPVYYVLAPAEASSNLSRYDGVRYGYRAPRYSDLLDMYKKTRSQGFGAEVKRRILIGTYVLSHGYYDAYYLKAQKLRRLIARDYADAFKKCDIVMGPTSPTVAFELGAKAANPVEMYLSDIYTIAANLAGLPAMSIPCGFGDNSRPVGLHIVGNYFAEAKMLNVAHQYQQATDWHLRQPPITE; this is encoded by the coding sequence ATGCTTAACTCCAGTTTAAAACAATTGTCCGGCCTGCTGGCCGCGAAAAAAATATCCAGCGTCGAACTCACCCGCGAATTTCTCTCGCGCGCCGCGAAACTCAATCCTGAATTGAACGCGTTTATCACGCTGAACGAGGAAGTGAGCCTGAGGGAAGCGCGAGCCGCGGACGTGCGGATTGCTCAAAGCCGGGCGCAGCCGCTCACCGGCATACCGATTGCGCACAAGGACATCTTTTGCGCCAAAGGCTGGCTGACCACTTGCGGTTCGAAAATTCTCTCCAACTTTGTTGCGCCCTACGATGCGCATGTTATAGAGCGCTGCAGAGAGGCGGGGATGGTCACTTTAGGCAAAACCAACATGGACGAATTCGCCATGGGGTCAAGTAACGAAACTTCTTATTATGGGCCGGTGAAGAACCCGTGGGACGTGAGAACGGTGCCGGGAGGAAGCTCGGGTGGTTCGGCTGCGGCGGTTGCAGCGCGCATGGCGCCGGTCGCGACCGGCACCGATACCGGCGGCTCGATCCGCCAGCCGGCAGCGCTCACCGGGATTTCCGGCATCAAGCCGACCTACGGCATGGTCTCGCGCTACGGCATGATTGCGTTTGCTTCCAGCCTGGATCAGGGCGGGCCGCTGGCGAAAAGCGCGGAAGACCTGGCGCTCATGCTCAACGTGGTAGCGGGATTTGATGCCCGCGATTCCACCAGCCTCAACCGGCCCCGGGAAGATTACACCCGCGATTTGGCTAGGCCGCTGGCCGGCTTGAAGATCGGTCTGCCCAGGGAATATTTTGCCGAAGGCTTGAGCAAAGATGTGGCGCGCGCGGTGGAGGCGGCAATCGCCGAATACAAAAAGCTTGGCGCCGCCACGGTCGGGATTTCTTTGCCCAACACCCGGCTTTCCATTCCGGTGTATTACGTGCTGGCGCCGGCGGAAGCATCGAGCAATCTTTCGCGCTATGACGGCGTGCGCTACGGCTACCGCGCACCGCGATACAGCGACCTGCTCGACATGTACAAAAAAACCCGCTCCCAGGGTTTCGGCGCGGAAGTTAAGCGCCGGATATTAATCGGAACCTACGTGCTGTCGCATGGCTATTACGACGCGTATTACCTCAAGGCGCAGAAGCTGCGCCGGCTGATCGCCCGGGATTATGCCGACGCATTCAAGAAATGCGACATCGTCATGGGGCCGACCAGTCCGACCGTCGCTTTTGAGCTCGGCGCCAAAGCGGCAAACCCGGTGGAGATGTATCTCTCCGACATCTACACCATCGCGGCGAATCTCGCCGGGCTGCCGGCGATGTCCATCCCTTGCGGCTTCGGCGACAACAGCCGGCCCGTCGGACTGCACATCGTCGGCAATTATTTTGCCGAAGCGAAAATGCTCAACGTCGCGCACCAGTACCAGCAGGCGACGGATTGGCATCTTCGTCAACCCCCAATAACGGAGTAA
- a CDS encoding site-specific DNA-methyltransferase, protein MRFIAEIHQGDCAEILREYKDSRFDLIVTSPPYADRRTHTYGGVSPEKYVDWFLVRSEQFFRVLKPTGSFVLNIKEKAENGERHTFVLELILALRKQGWLWTEEYIWHKKNCYPGKWPNRFRDAWERCLHFTKAKKFKMNQTAVMVPMGDWADTRLKTLGKNDVVRYDSQVGSGFGKNIANWLSRNKAYPTNVLHLATECGNKNHSAAFPKALPEWFIKLFTDEEDWVLDPFMGSGTTLEVAKELHRNSVGIDVLPEYCEMANANVMNKQFMLLQERKSYGQSENGRH, encoded by the coding sequence ATGAGATTTATTGCGGAGATTCATCAAGGCGATTGTGCTGAAATCCTGCGTGAATATAAGGATTCCAGGTTCGACCTTATTGTCACGTCCCCACCCTACGCGGACCGCCGGACGCATACCTATGGCGGAGTAAGCCCGGAGAAATATGTCGATTGGTTTTTGGTCCGTTCCGAGCAATTCTTTCGCGTGCTGAAGCCCACAGGTTCTTTTGTGCTCAATATCAAGGAAAAAGCCGAAAACGGCGAAAGACATACCTTTGTTTTGGAATTGATCCTTGCGTTGCGTAAGCAAGGCTGGCTATGGACTGAAGAGTATATATGGCATAAGAAAAACTGCTACCCGGGAAAATGGCCAAATCGTTTTCGAGATGCTTGGGAGCGTTGCCTGCATTTTACTAAGGCCAAGAAATTTAAGATGAATCAGACGGCGGTGATGGTGCCGATGGGAGATTGGGCTGACACCAGACTGAAAACCCTGGGTAAAAATGACGTTGTGCGCTACGACTCTCAAGTCGGCAGCGGTTTCGGAAAAAACATCGCGAATTGGCTATCCAGAAACAAAGCCTATCCAACGAATGTTCTTCATTTGGCCACAGAATGCGGAAATAAAAATCATAGCGCTGCTTTCCCAAAAGCATTGCCTGAATGGTTCATCAAACTTTTTACCGATGAGGAAGACTGGGTGCTTGATCCATTTATGGGTTCAGGCACAACCCTCGAGGTTGCGAAGGAGCTACACAGAAATTCAGTGGGCATTGACGTGCTGCCAGAATACTGCGAGATGGCAAACGCAAATGTTATGAATAAACAGTTCATGCTATTGCAAGAACGGAAATCTT